The following proteins come from a genomic window of Corallococcus sp. NCRR:
- the uraD gene encoding 2-oxo-4-hydroxy-4-carboxy-5-ureidoimidazoline decarboxylase yields MTTPLERLNTATTEEATEAFTRCCGSTKWVQRMLAVRPFRDAEHLYAEAADAWARTGPEDWKEAFTHHPRIGDVSKLREKFASTAQWSSQEQKGVSGADEGVLQALAQGNRDYESRYGFIFLVCATGKSAAQMLELLQDRMHHTPDEELKIAAGEQAKITRIRLEKLLAS; encoded by the coding sequence GTGACGACGCCGCTGGAGCGCCTGAACACCGCCACGACGGAGGAGGCCACCGAGGCCTTCACCCGGTGCTGCGGCAGCACGAAGTGGGTCCAGCGGATGCTGGCCGTCCGTCCGTTCCGCGACGCGGAGCACCTGTACGCGGAGGCCGCGGACGCCTGGGCGCGCACGGGGCCGGAGGACTGGAAGGAGGCCTTCACGCACCACCCGCGCATCGGCGACGTGTCGAAGCTGCGGGAGAAGTTCGCCTCCACCGCGCAGTGGTCGTCACAGGAGCAGAAGGGCGTGTCCGGCGCGGACGAAGGCGTGTTGCAGGCGCTGGCCCAGGGCAACCGCGACTACGAGTCCCGCTACGGCTTCATCTTCCTCGTCTGCGCCACGGGCAAGAGCGCGGCGCAGATGCTGGAGCTGCTCCAGGACCGCATGCACCACACCCCGGACGAGGAGCTGAAGATTGCCGCCGGGGAGCAGGCGAAGATCACCCGCATCCGACTGGAGAAGCTCCTCGCGTCATGA
- the alc gene encoding allantoicase, translating to MQAEAPGAMHVAFADLIDLAARKVGGKALLANDEFFAPKEALLEPGRGVFIADKYTERGKWMDGWETRRKRVPGYDWCIVKLGLPGAIHGIDVDTNHFLGNFPEYASLEACEVDGDPSPESLAEDVSRWTELVPKQRLRGGSRNLFAVANERRFTHVRLNIYPDGGVARLRVHGQVLPDWHALKKAGLVDLAAAANGGSVVTCNDQFFGTKDNLIFPGRAANMGEGWETRRKRVPGFDWIVVKLATAGTLRRAEVDTHFFKGNFPDRCSLEGIHLEEPLLDFANATHLQWKELLPQSKLQADHCHVFEKELKDVGPITHVRLNIFPDGGVSRLRLFGEPA from the coding sequence ATGCAAGCCGAAGCACCCGGGGCGATGCACGTCGCCTTCGCTGACCTGATTGACCTGGCCGCACGCAAGGTGGGCGGCAAGGCCCTGCTGGCCAACGACGAGTTCTTCGCGCCCAAGGAGGCCCTGCTGGAGCCCGGGCGCGGCGTCTTCATCGCGGACAAGTACACGGAGCGCGGCAAGTGGATGGACGGCTGGGAGACGCGCCGCAAGCGCGTGCCCGGCTACGACTGGTGCATCGTGAAGCTGGGCCTGCCCGGCGCCATCCACGGCATCGACGTGGACACCAACCACTTCCTCGGCAACTTCCCCGAGTACGCCTCCCTGGAGGCGTGCGAGGTGGACGGAGATCCGTCGCCCGAGTCGCTGGCGGAGGACGTGTCGCGCTGGACGGAGCTGGTCCCCAAGCAGCGCCTGCGCGGCGGTTCGCGCAACCTCTTCGCGGTGGCGAACGAGCGGCGCTTCACCCACGTGCGCCTCAACATCTACCCGGACGGCGGCGTCGCGCGCCTGCGCGTGCACGGGCAGGTGCTGCCGGACTGGCATGCGTTGAAGAAGGCCGGGCTGGTGGACCTGGCGGCGGCGGCCAACGGCGGCTCCGTCGTCACGTGCAACGATCAGTTCTTCGGCACGAAGGACAACCTCATCTTCCCGGGCCGCGCGGCGAACATGGGCGAGGGCTGGGAGACGCGCCGCAAGCGCGTGCCGGGCTTCGACTGGATCGTCGTGAAGCTGGCCACGGCGGGCACGCTGCGCCGCGCGGAGGTGGACACCCACTTCTTCAAGGGCAACTTCCCGGACCGCTGCTCGCTGGAGGGCATCCACCTGGAGGAGCCGCTGCTGGACTTCGCCAACGCGACGCATCTCCAGTGGAAGGAGCTCCTGCCCCAGTCCAAGCTCCAGGCGGACCACTGCCACGTCTTCGAGAAGGAGTTGAAGGACGTGGGCCCCATCACCCACGTGCGCCTCAACATCTTCCCGGACGGCGGCGTCAGCCGGCTGCGCCTCTTCGGAGAGCCGGCGTGA
- the allB gene encoding allantoinase AllB, whose amino-acid sequence MSASGVTVFRGERVVTPEGTRAAAVVVRDGRIEGIHATVDVPKDAQVVELGGDALLPGIVDCHAHINEPGRTDWEGFATATAAAAAGGITTVVDMPLNSIPATTSLAALRTKAEAASGQCAIDYGLWGGVIPGNANELQAMVDAGAPGFKCFLVHSGVDEFPAATREVLDAAMPILAKAGVPLLVHAELTDHEPPFAGDVRAYASYLASRPAAWEVDAIRMMIDLCREHRGPVHIVHLSAADALDDIAKAKAEGLPFTVETCPHYLTFSAEEIEAGATHFKCAPPIREAANRERLWDAVKSGLIDLVVSDHSPCTPALKKLEAGDFSGAWGGIAGLQLSVSAVWTGMRAHGLGLDVLVERMAHRTAKLAGLSGRKGAIRPGLDADFVVFAPEARFKVAPEDIRHRHRLTPYAGRELQGRVMRTYLRGQRIFDATEGLTGPRIGQWLPRG is encoded by the coding sequence GTGAGTGCTTCGGGTGTGACGGTGTTTCGCGGTGAGCGCGTGGTGACGCCCGAAGGGACGCGCGCGGCGGCGGTGGTGGTGCGCGACGGGCGCATCGAGGGCATCCACGCGACGGTGGACGTGCCGAAGGACGCGCAGGTGGTGGAGCTGGGCGGGGACGCGCTGCTGCCCGGCATCGTGGACTGCCACGCGCACATCAACGAGCCCGGCCGCACGGACTGGGAGGGCTTCGCCACGGCGACGGCGGCGGCGGCGGCGGGCGGCATCACCACCGTGGTGGACATGCCGCTCAACTCCATCCCCGCCACCACGTCCCTGGCCGCGCTGCGCACCAAGGCGGAGGCCGCGTCCGGCCAGTGCGCCATCGACTACGGCCTCTGGGGCGGCGTCATCCCCGGCAACGCGAACGAGCTCCAGGCGATGGTCGACGCGGGCGCGCCGGGCTTCAAGTGCTTCCTCGTGCACTCGGGCGTGGACGAGTTCCCCGCCGCCACGCGCGAGGTGCTGGACGCGGCCATGCCCATCCTCGCGAAGGCGGGCGTGCCGCTGCTGGTCCACGCGGAGCTGACGGACCACGAGCCGCCCTTCGCGGGCGACGTGCGCGCCTACGCCAGCTACCTCGCGTCCCGTCCGGCCGCGTGGGAGGTGGACGCCATCCGGATGATGATCGACCTGTGCCGCGAGCACCGCGGCCCCGTGCACATCGTCCACCTGTCCGCCGCGGACGCGCTTGACGACATCGCGAAGGCCAAGGCGGAAGGGCTGCCCTTCACGGTGGAGACCTGCCCGCACTACCTCACCTTCAGCGCGGAGGAGATTGAGGCCGGCGCCACCCACTTCAAGTGCGCGCCGCCCATCCGCGAGGCAGCCAACCGCGAGCGGCTGTGGGACGCGGTGAAGAGCGGCCTCATCGACCTGGTGGTGTCGGACCACTCGCCCTGCACGCCCGCGCTCAAGAAGCTGGAGGCCGGGGACTTCTCCGGCGCGTGGGGCGGCATCGCCGGGTTGCAGCTCAGCGTGTCCGCCGTGTGGACGGGCATGCGCGCCCACGGCCTGGGCCTGGACGTGCTGGTGGAGCGCATGGCGCACCGCACCGCGAAGCTGGCCGGATTGTCGGGGCGCAAAGGAGCCATCCGGCCGGGGCTGGACGCGGACTTCGTCGTCTTCGCCCCGGAGGCGCGCTTCAAGGTGGCGCCCGAGGACATCCGCCACCGGCACCGGCTGACGCCCTACGCCGGACGTGAGCTGCAAGGCCGGGTGATGAGGACATACCTGCGCGGTCAGCGTATCTTCGACGCCACCGAGGGACTGACGGGCCCGCGCATCGGCCAGTGGCTGCCGCGCGGCTGA
- a CDS encoding TerC family protein: MWGGFIAFVIAMLALDLGVFHRKAHTVSFKEAAGWSAVWVSLSLAFNGFLWWRYGAGPGMEFLTGYLIEKSLSVDNIFVFVVIFSTMKVPALYQHRVLFWGILSALVLRAAMIFAGVAMLERFHWLIYVFGAFLIITGVKLFIQRNHEEHPEDGWLMRTARRVIPSTPHFDGQHFLTVENGRKLATPLLMALMLVEASDVLFALDSIPAIFAVTRDPFIVFTSNIFAILGLRSLFFLMAGAMEKFTYLKVGLSGVLVFVGAKMALVDVVHLSPAISLGVIALVLGASIVASLVKAKNTPPHAPGRENAPDAPAPAKS, translated from the coding sequence ATGTGGGGCGGCTTCATCGCATTTGTCATCGCGATGCTCGCGCTGGACCTGGGTGTGTTCCACCGCAAGGCGCACACCGTCAGCTTCAAGGAGGCCGCTGGCTGGAGCGCGGTGTGGGTGAGCCTGTCGTTGGCGTTCAACGGCTTCCTGTGGTGGCGCTACGGCGCCGGGCCGGGCATGGAGTTCCTCACCGGCTACCTCATCGAGAAGTCGCTCTCCGTCGACAACATCTTCGTCTTCGTCGTCATCTTCTCCACGATGAAGGTCCCGGCCCTCTACCAGCACCGGGTCCTCTTCTGGGGCATCCTGAGCGCGCTGGTGCTGCGCGCGGCGATGATCTTCGCGGGCGTGGCGATGCTGGAGCGCTTCCACTGGCTCATCTACGTCTTCGGCGCCTTCCTGATCATCACGGGCGTGAAGCTCTTCATCCAGCGCAACCACGAGGAGCACCCGGAGGACGGCTGGCTGATGCGCACCGCCCGCCGGGTCATCCCCTCCACGCCGCACTTCGACGGGCAGCACTTCCTCACGGTGGAGAACGGCCGCAAGCTGGCGACGCCGCTGCTCATGGCGCTGATGCTGGTGGAGGCGTCCGACGTGCTCTTCGCGCTGGACTCCATCCCCGCCATCTTCGCGGTGACGCGCGACCCGTTCATCGTCTTCACGTCGAACATCTTCGCCATCCTCGGCCTGCGCTCGCTCTTCTTCCTGATGGCCGGCGCGATGGAGAAGTTCACCTACCTGAAGGTCGGCCTGTCCGGCGTGCTCGTCTTCGTGGGCGCGAAGATGGCGCTGGTGGACGTGGTGCACCTGTCCCCGGCCATCTCCCTGGGCGTCATCGCGCTGGTGCTGGGCGCCAGCATCGTGGCCTCGCTGGTGAAGGCGAAGAACACGCCGCCGCACGCGCCCGGCAGAGAGAACGCGCCGGACGCCCCGGCGCCCGCGAAGAGCTGA
- the uraH gene encoding hydroxyisourate hydrolase — translation MSTLSTHVLDTSTGRPAEGLSLTLEARTTGDLFLEIARGVTNVDGRVKDLSGGNTKLEPGVYRLTFDTGAWFQARGQRGFYPYVQVVFEVTATDEHYHVPLLLSPFGFSTYRGS, via the coding sequence ATGAGCACCCTCAGCACGCATGTCCTGGACACGAGCACGGGCCGTCCCGCGGAGGGGCTCTCCCTCACGCTGGAGGCCCGCACGACGGGCGACCTCTTCCTGGAGATCGCCCGGGGCGTCACCAATGTGGATGGACGGGTGAAGGACCTGTCAGGCGGGAACACGAAGCTCGAGCCCGGCGTGTACCGGCTCACCTTCGACACCGGGGCCTGGTTCCAGGCCCGGGGGCAGCGGGGCTTCTACCCGTACGTGCAGGTCGTGTTCGAGGTCACCGCGACCGATGAGCACTACCACGTCCCGCTGCTCCTGAGCCCCTTCGGCTTCTCCACCTATCGGGGAAGCTGA
- a CDS encoding Rieske 2Fe-2S domain-containing protein: MRITFLGHAGFAVETAGALVVMDPWLTPQGAFDSAWMQLPRNHQLAPRVKELLETPGKERFLYISHEHKDHFDPEFLATIAKRDFTVLVPKFRRSELRDIFEKYGCKRVIACEDSREIPIKGGYIKLFVSEQGTNRDSSVMVRGDGQCFLNINDCKMHDRLVRVIAEEGPIDVFSAQFSGAIWHPTCYEYPEAQYSAISLKKRDSKFEAVARALEVVQPRAYIAAAGPAAFLDPELFHLNFQDVNIFPRAPVLFSYLEKRMPTLPTRYLEPMPGDVLDAGSLEFVSQVPERVTTENFKDYLHRYAKDMAYVFRERRRNLMREEVDEIHGRLRTELQRKLDLLDLHDRVGMPFYVELTEAPTRLLRVDFKARRVDEVPEMRDKSRYAMKVSASDIVRVLDRKLNWEDFLLSFRLRLSRNPDVYEPVLHGFLGVEVEDIREFCDGIRATEAQKERTVVEAGGKRFTIQRFCPHQGADLAEGWVEEGRYVVCPRHRWQFDLQNGGACKTNNSTLCAEPVADRPERVERGGDKAPAEKVPAVDKAPVEPPRV, encoded by the coding sequence ATGCGGATCACCTTCCTGGGTCATGCGGGCTTCGCGGTGGAGACCGCCGGAGCGCTCGTCGTCATGGATCCGTGGCTGACGCCCCAGGGAGCCTTCGACTCCGCGTGGATGCAGCTGCCGCGCAACCACCAGCTGGCGCCGCGCGTGAAGGAGCTGCTGGAGACGCCGGGCAAGGAGCGCTTCCTCTACATCAGCCACGAGCACAAGGATCACTTCGACCCGGAGTTCCTGGCCACCATCGCGAAGCGGGACTTCACGGTGCTGGTGCCCAAGTTCCGCCGCTCGGAGCTGCGGGACATCTTCGAGAAGTACGGCTGCAAGCGCGTCATCGCGTGCGAGGACTCGCGCGAGATCCCCATCAAGGGCGGCTACATCAAGCTCTTCGTGTCCGAGCAGGGCACCAACCGCGACTCCAGCGTGATGGTGCGCGGTGACGGGCAGTGCTTCCTCAACATCAACGACTGCAAGATGCACGACCGCCTGGTGCGCGTCATCGCGGAGGAGGGGCCCATCGACGTCTTCTCCGCCCAGTTCTCCGGCGCCATCTGGCACCCCACCTGCTACGAGTACCCAGAGGCGCAGTACTCGGCCATCAGCCTGAAGAAGCGCGACAGCAAGTTCGAGGCGGTGGCGCGCGCGCTGGAGGTGGTGCAGCCCCGCGCGTACATCGCGGCGGCGGGCCCGGCTGCCTTCCTGGACCCCGAGCTCTTCCACCTGAACTTCCAGGACGTGAACATCTTCCCGCGCGCGCCGGTGCTCTTCTCCTACCTGGAGAAGCGCATGCCCACGCTGCCCACGCGCTACCTGGAGCCCATGCCCGGGGACGTGCTGGACGCGGGCTCGCTGGAGTTCGTGTCCCAGGTGCCGGAGCGCGTGACGACGGAGAACTTCAAGGACTACCTCCACAGGTACGCGAAGGACATGGCCTACGTCTTCCGCGAGCGCCGCCGCAACCTGATGCGCGAGGAGGTGGATGAGATCCACGGCCGCCTGCGCACGGAGCTGCAGCGCAAGCTGGACCTGTTGGACCTGCACGACCGCGTGGGCATGCCGTTCTACGTGGAGCTGACGGAGGCACCCACGCGGCTGCTGCGCGTGGACTTCAAGGCCCGCCGCGTGGATGAAGTGCCGGAGATGCGCGACAAGAGCCGCTACGCGATGAAGGTGAGCGCGAGCGACATCGTGCGCGTGCTGGATCGCAAGCTGAACTGGGAGGACTTCCTCCTGTCCTTCCGCCTGCGCCTGTCCCGCAACCCGGACGTCTACGAGCCCGTGCTGCACGGCTTCCTGGGCGTGGAGGTGGAGGACATCCGCGAGTTCTGCGACGGCATCCGCGCCACGGAGGCGCAGAAGGAGCGCACCGTGGTGGAGGCCGGCGGCAAGCGCTTCACCATCCAGCGCTTCTGCCCGCACCAGGGCGCGGACCTGGCCGAGGGCTGGGTGGAGGAGGGCCGCTACGTGGTGTGCCCGCGCCACCGCTGGCAGTTCGACCTGCAGAACGGCGGCGCGTGCAAGACGAACAACTCCACCCTCTGCGCGGAGCCCGTCGCGGACAGGCCGGAGCGGGTGGAGCGCGGCGGCGACAAGGCCCCGGCGGAGAAGGTCCCCGCCGTGGACAAGGCGCCCGTCGAACCGCCGCGCGTCTGA
- a CDS encoding FAD/NAD(P)-binding protein has protein sequence MPDRDPLASTYRPPQGLEALEDALRRDLDILSYPARGWVPPRATPDGRPILDVLIIGGGQSGLGAAFGLMRERVTNLMVLDDGRDGFHGPWKTFARMLTLRTPKYLTGPDYNIPNLSFRAWYEAQHGAEGFQQVALIPKELWADYLLWYRRVLGIPVKCGTKAGALRWRADLDCFEVPAAHNGETEFLLARKVVLATGIDGSGRWEAPPEVQPLPRSLWAHTHDPIDFAALKGKRVGVLGAGASAFDNASVALETGAGQVDLFYRRKKLPNVNPYRWAEFAGFLRHHADLPDAQRWRFIRQIIDMGQLPPRDTFERARRHPHFHLHAESPWVEVKAQDGMAMVRTPHATHAFDFLIIASGFTTDLSLRPELAELHPHIALWKDRFTPPENERHADLLRHPYLGPSFEFQEKQPGSAPWIGGVFNYTFGCLLSLGFGGASISGMKYSLPRLVGGITKQLYLDDSERHFRALADYATTEFET, from the coding sequence ATGCCCGACCGCGACCCGCTGGCTTCGACGTATCGTCCACCGCAGGGACTGGAGGCGTTGGAAGACGCCCTCCGCCGCGACCTGGACATCCTGTCATACCCCGCCCGCGGCTGGGTGCCCCCTCGGGCCACCCCGGACGGACGTCCCATCCTGGACGTGCTCATCATCGGCGGAGGCCAGAGCGGGCTGGGCGCCGCGTTCGGGCTGATGCGCGAGCGCGTGACGAACTTGATGGTTCTGGACGATGGTAGGGACGGCTTCCACGGGCCCTGGAAGACGTTCGCGCGGATGCTCACCCTGCGCACGCCCAAGTACCTCACCGGTCCGGACTACAACATCCCCAACCTCTCCTTCCGCGCCTGGTACGAGGCGCAGCACGGCGCGGAGGGCTTCCAGCAGGTGGCCCTCATCCCGAAGGAGCTGTGGGCGGACTACCTCCTCTGGTACCGGCGCGTGCTGGGCATCCCGGTGAAGTGCGGCACCAAGGCGGGCGCGCTGCGCTGGCGCGCGGACCTGGACTGCTTCGAGGTGCCCGCCGCGCACAACGGTGAGACGGAGTTCCTCCTCGCGCGCAAAGTGGTGCTGGCCACCGGCATCGACGGCTCCGGCCGCTGGGAGGCGCCGCCGGAAGTCCAGCCGCTGCCGCGCTCGCTGTGGGCGCACACGCATGACCCCATCGACTTCGCGGCGCTGAAGGGCAAGCGCGTGGGCGTGCTGGGCGCGGGGGCCTCCGCGTTCGACAACGCCTCCGTGGCGCTGGAGACGGGCGCGGGCCAGGTGGACCTGTTCTACCGCCGCAAGAAGCTGCCCAACGTGAACCCCTACCGCTGGGCGGAGTTCGCGGGCTTCCTGCGCCACCACGCTGACCTCCCGGACGCGCAGCGCTGGCGCTTCATCCGGCAGATCATCGACATGGGCCAACTGCCCCCGCGCGACACCTTCGAGCGCGCCCGCCGCCACCCGCACTTCCACCTGCACGCGGAGAGCCCCTGGGTGGAGGTGAAGGCGCAGGACGGCATGGCCATGGTGCGCACGCCGCACGCGACGCACGCGTTCGACTTCCTCATCATCGCGTCCGGCTTCACCACGGACCTGTCGCTGCGGCCGGAGCTGGCGGAGCTGCACCCGCACATCGCGCTGTGGAAGGACCGCTTCACGCCGCCGGAGAACGAGCGGCACGCGGACCTGCTGCGCCACCCGTACCTGGGCCCCTCCTTCGAGTTCCAGGAGAAGCAGCCCGGAAGCGCGCCGTGGATTGGCGGCGTGTTCAACTACACCTTCGGGTGCCTGCTCTCCCTGGGCTTCGGCGGCGCCAGCATCTCCGGCATGAAGTACAGCCTGCCCCGGCTGGTGGGCGGCATCACGAAACAGCTCTACCTGGATGACAGCGAGCGCCACTTCCGCGCGCTCGCGGATTACGCGACGACGGAGTTCGAGACGTGA
- a CDS encoding class III lanthionine synthetase LanKC N-terminal domain-containing protein, giving the protein MEEFSFYTLTHPDYFETLSRFPVSQTYPGLLKSLLPPDWSISSFDVFLKASFERAVLTPQGFKIHVSSSVADAETVLRRVVPECVRAGVTFKIVADPFLLRFLNSKRYSRGGSGKFVTIYPPDEPTFRTLIEAIHQATKDLKGPYVLSDKRYRDSKLVFYRYGGFQRMYEQRTDGMKTLMIRKPDNTWVADDRLPYFNLPSWVQDPFPEEEAGPGSDSELLNGRYDVQGAFTFTNTGGVYKALDRTTGQTVVLKEARPYTEAWMGGDRTVDAIVALRQEHDILQRLGGLPCVPQVVELFQEWEHTFLVTTFFEGVSLASLRASDDFIVMTNMDDPERITRFCTEWRELALRLLDAVESIHARGVLVGDISPGNVLANRETKEIGLIDFEGALVRGGDSPFEGQWFNPGFRKPERRTSRKLEPFDDFYACGMLLYNLVCPIQNLLELDKGQPAFRILDHFIEAGLPEQIRTLIRELLEGRPQAARQVAEAWNPQTR; this is encoded by the coding sequence TTGGAAGAGTTTTCGTTCTACACCCTGACCCACCCGGACTACTTCGAGACCCTGAGCCGCTTCCCGGTCTCCCAGACATACCCAGGACTGCTCAAGTCGCTCCTGCCCCCGGACTGGTCGATCTCCTCATTCGACGTCTTCCTCAAGGCAAGCTTTGAGCGCGCGGTCCTGACGCCGCAAGGCTTCAAGATCCACGTCTCTTCTTCGGTGGCGGATGCGGAAACCGTCCTGCGGCGGGTCGTGCCGGAGTGCGTGCGCGCGGGAGTGACGTTCAAGATCGTCGCGGACCCCTTCCTGCTCCGCTTCCTGAACTCGAAGCGCTACTCGCGGGGCGGCTCGGGCAAGTTCGTGACCATCTACCCGCCTGACGAGCCCACGTTCCGCACGCTCATCGAAGCGATCCACCAGGCCACGAAGGACCTCAAGGGCCCCTACGTCCTGTCCGACAAACGCTACCGGGACAGCAAGCTGGTCTTCTACCGGTACGGTGGCTTCCAGCGGATGTACGAACAGCGCACCGATGGCATGAAGACCCTGATGATCCGCAAGCCAGACAACACGTGGGTGGCGGATGACAGGCTTCCCTATTTCAACCTCCCCTCGTGGGTCCAGGATCCCTTCCCCGAAGAGGAAGCGGGGCCGGGGAGTGACAGCGAACTCCTGAATGGCCGCTATGATGTTCAGGGAGCGTTTACCTTCACTAACACCGGTGGGGTGTACAAGGCGCTCGACCGCACCACCGGCCAGACCGTCGTCCTCAAGGAAGCGCGCCCCTATACCGAGGCCTGGATGGGCGGGGACCGCACGGTCGACGCCATCGTCGCGCTCCGGCAGGAGCACGACATCCTGCAACGCCTTGGGGGCCTGCCCTGTGTCCCGCAGGTCGTCGAGCTCTTCCAGGAGTGGGAGCACACCTTCCTGGTCACGACGTTCTTCGAGGGCGTGTCCCTGGCCTCGCTGCGGGCGAGCGACGACTTCATTGTCATGACGAACATGGATGATCCCGAGCGGATCACCCGGTTCTGCACGGAGTGGCGGGAGCTGGCGTTGCGCCTGCTCGACGCGGTGGAGTCCATCCACGCGCGCGGGGTGCTGGTGGGGGACATCTCGCCAGGCAATGTCCTGGCGAACCGGGAAACGAAAGAGATTGGCCTGATTGACTTCGAAGGGGCCCTGGTCCGCGGAGGGGATTCGCCCTTCGAAGGCCAGTGGTTCAACCCCGGCTTCAGGAAGCCGGAGCGCCGCACGTCGCGCAAGCTGGAGCCCTTCGACGACTTCTATGCCTGCGGGATGCTGCTCTACAACCTCGTCTGCCCCATCCAGAACCTGCTCGAGCTCGACAAGGGTCAGCCGGCTTTTCGCATCCTCGACCACTTCATCGAGGCAGGGCTGCCGGAGCAGATCCGGACCCTCATCCGGGAACTGCTGGAAGGCCGTCCCCAGGCGGCCCGCCAGGTGGCGGAAGCCTGGAATCCCCAGACGCGCTAG
- a CDS encoding carbohydrate-binding protein yields MRNRFVFTSSALLVALHAFGCGASPEGDTTTPTGEVSTPAPSPAPGIPATPTPAPEPEGTPEPVPSETEAPQDPTAPTPTAPPEDTPAPVPSGVDGFGVTMLYPSLPGGESWSLAENATADKRFDPQGTITRNADGSWKMKSTKVRMSAFPSSGYDAKQIPTYDRDVLASRGYMQAANDWKNIEMTGFMKVNAVNNNQDNFAWYARGGKHNDNHSGCEGSSYKGGLHYDGRVRWEKETWHVSYDQAPYKPATSALKGRWVGFKAVMHNVPGAKGGEAVKLELYLNDNADKVTWTKVYDMTDDGGWGGDAQHCGGSVGAMPITWGGPIATFRWDNASDVDFKWLSVREIQP; encoded by the coding sequence ATGCGGAACCGATTTGTCTTCACGTCCAGCGCGCTGCTGGTGGCACTCCATGCCTTCGGTTGTGGCGCGAGCCCCGAAGGCGACACGACGACCCCGACCGGCGAGGTGAGCACCCCCGCGCCCAGCCCCGCTCCTGGCATCCCCGCCACGCCCACGCCGGCCCCCGAGCCGGAGGGCACGCCCGAGCCCGTCCCCTCGGAGACGGAGGCCCCGCAGGACCCCACGGCGCCCACGCCCACCGCTCCGCCGGAGGACACGCCGGCCCCCGTGCCCTCGGGCGTGGATGGCTTCGGCGTGACGATGCTGTACCCCTCGCTGCCGGGCGGTGAGTCCTGGTCGCTCGCGGAGAACGCCACCGCGGACAAGCGCTTCGATCCGCAGGGCACCATCACGCGCAACGCGGACGGCTCCTGGAAGATGAAGAGCACGAAGGTGCGCATGAGCGCCTTCCCGTCCTCCGGCTACGACGCGAAGCAGATCCCCACGTATGACCGCGACGTGCTGGCGAGCCGCGGCTACATGCAGGCGGCCAACGACTGGAAGAACATCGAGATGACCGGCTTCATGAAGGTCAACGCGGTGAACAACAACCAGGACAACTTCGCCTGGTACGCGCGCGGCGGGAAGCACAACGACAACCACTCCGGCTGCGAGGGCAGCAGCTACAAGGGCGGCCTGCACTACGACGGCCGCGTGCGCTGGGAGAAGGAGACGTGGCACGTCTCGTACGACCAGGCGCCGTACAAGCCGGCCACCTCCGCGCTGAAGGGCCGCTGGGTGGGCTTCAAGGCCGTCATGCACAACGTGCCGGGGGCCAAGGGCGGCGAGGCCGTGAAGCTGGAGCTGTACCTCAACGACAACGCCGACAAGGTCACCTGGACCAAGGTCTACGACATGACCGACGACGGCGGCTGGGGCGGGGATGCCCAGCACTGCGGCGGCTCCGTGGGCGCCATGCCCATCACCTGGGGCGGCCCCATCGCCACGTTCCGCTGGGACAACGCCTCGGACGTGGACTTCAAGTGGCTGAGCGTCCGGGAAATCCAGCCCTAG